In Nycticebus coucang isolate mNycCou1 chromosome 9, mNycCou1.pri, whole genome shotgun sequence, the following are encoded in one genomic region:
- the LOC128594501 gene encoding LOW QUALITY PROTEIN: olfactory receptor 2J3-like (The sequence of the model RefSeq protein was modified relative to this genomic sequence to represent the inferred CDS: deleted 1 base in 1 codon) yields the protein MNDDGKVNASSEAYIILLGFSNWPHLEVVLFVVILIFYLMTLIGNLFIIILSYLDSHLHTPMYFFLSNLSFLDLCYTTSCIPQLLVNLWGPEKTISYAGCMIQLYFVLALGTTECVLLVVMSYDRYAAVCRPLHYTALMHPRVCHLLAVASWVSGFTDSALHTFFTFWVPLCGHRQVDHFFCEVPALLRLSCVDTRANELTLMVMSSIFVLIPLILILTSYGAIARTVLRMPSTTGLQKVFATCGAHLMVVFLFFIPAMCIYLQPPSENSQDQGKFIALFYTVVTPSLNPLIYTLRNKDIRGAVRRLGVWD from the exons ATGAATGATGATGGA AAAGTCAATGCTAGTTCTGAGGCCTACATTATTCTACTGGGTTTTTCTAATTGGCCTCATCTGGAAGTAGTTCTCTTCGTGGTGATCTTGATATTCTACTTGATGACACTGATAGGCAACCTGTTCATCATCATCCTGTCATACCTGGACTCCCACCTCCACactcccatgtacttcttcctctcAAACCTCTCTTTTCTGGACCTCTGCTACACCACCAGCTGTATCCCTCAATTGCTGGTCAATCTCTGGGGCCCTGAAAAGACCATCTCTTATGCTGGTTGCATGATTCAACTTTACTTTGTCCTTGCGCTGGGAACCACGGAGTGTGTCCTCCTGGTGGTGATGTCCTATGACCGTTATGCAGCTGTATGTAGGCCTTTGCATTACACTGCCCTCATGCACCCTCGTGTCTGCCACCTGTTGGCTGTGGCTTCTTGGGTAAGTGGTTTTACTGACTCAGCACTTCATACCTTCTTCACCTTCTGGGTACCCCTGTGTGGACATCGCCAAGTGGATCACTTCTTCTGTGAAGTTCCTGCACTGCTGAGACTATCGTGTGTTGATACCCGTGCTAATGAGCTGACCCTCATGGTGATGAGCTCCATTTTTGTTCTCATCCCTCTGATCCTCATTCTTACTTCCTATGGTGCCATTGCCCGGACTGTACTAAGGATGCCATCAACCACTGGACTTCAGAAAGTTTTTGCCACATGTGGAGCCCATCTTAtggttgtctttctttttttcattccagCTATGTGTATATATCTCCAGCCACCTTCAGAAAATTCTCAAGATCAAGGCAAGTTCATTGCTCTCTTTTATACTGTTGTCACACCTAGTCTCAACCCTCTAATCTACACCCTcagaaacaaagatataagaggaGCAGTGAGAAGGCTAGGGGTCTGGGATTGA